Proteins from one Piscinibacter lacus genomic window:
- the nudB gene encoding dihydroneopterin triphosphate diphosphatase, with protein sequence MRPPKIPESVLVVIHTPALEVLLIERADAPGFWQSVTGSKDTLAESLVETCLREVAEETGILVGTPSIPLTALRDWGLANVYEIYPRWRHRYAPGVTHNTEHVFGLCVPAGTPVRLSPREHTAHAWLPWREAADRCFSPSNAEAVLQLPRLAGAEPLA encoded by the coding sequence GTGCGCCCGCCCAAGATCCCCGAATCCGTCCTCGTCGTCATCCACACCCCGGCGCTGGAGGTGCTGCTGATCGAGCGGGCCGACGCGCCCGGCTTCTGGCAGAGCGTCACCGGCTCCAAGGACACGCTGGCCGAATCGCTGGTCGAGACCTGCCTGCGCGAGGTGGCCGAGGAGACCGGCATCCTCGTCGGCACGCCCAGCATCCCCCTGACGGCCCTGCGCGACTGGGGCCTTGCCAATGTCTACGAGATCTACCCGCGCTGGCGCCACCGCTACGCCCCGGGCGTGACGCACAACACCGAGCATGTCTTCGGCCTGTGCGTGCCGGCCGGCACCCCGGTGAGGCTGAGCCCGCGCGAGCACACCGCCCACGCTTGGCTGCCCTGGCGCGAGGCGGCCGACCGCTGCTTCTCGCCCAGCAATGCCGAGGCGGTGTTGCAGTTGCCGCGCCTGGCCGGCGCCGAACCGCTGGCATGA
- a CDS encoding endonuclease/exonuclease/phosphatase family protein, producing MSLQPLASSLLPPAMRRPAGGRLLRVATYNIHKGVRGLGPAKRLEIHNLGAAVAAFDADLIALQEVRRHNHREARRFDHSRFGWPAQGQADFLAPPGYVAAYVSHARTRHGEHGNALLSRLPLGEPLHRDLSDHRFEQRGLLQVPVQLPVESGDTGPLTAVVVHFGLHHAGRRRQAERLIAHLAETAPQGPLIVAGDFNDWGEKLDPLFAIAGLRRARAPDARRRPTFPSLAPLFALDRFYVRGLRCCALHVPQGLAWARMSDHLPLVADFEPLPAGT from the coding sequence ATGAGCTTGCAGCCGCTGGCCTCCAGCCTGCTGCCGCCCGCCATGCGCCGGCCCGCGGGCGGGCGGCTGCTGCGGGTGGCGACCTACAACATCCACAAGGGCGTGCGCGGCCTGGGGCCGGCCAAGCGGCTGGAGATCCACAACCTCGGCGCCGCGGTGGCGGCCTTCGATGCCGACCTGATCGCGTTGCAGGAAGTCCGCCGCCACAACCACCGCGAGGCGCGCCGCTTCGACCACAGCCGCTTCGGCTGGCCGGCCCAGGGCCAGGCCGATTTCCTCGCCCCGCCGGGCTATGTGGCCGCCTACGTCAGCCATGCCCGCACCCGCCATGGCGAGCATGGCAACGCCCTGCTGAGCCGCCTGCCGCTGGGCGAGCCCCTGCACCGCGACCTGTCGGACCACCGCTTCGAGCAGCGCGGCCTGCTGCAAGTGCCGGTGCAACTGCCCGTGGAGTCGGGCGACACCGGGCCGCTGACGGCCGTGGTCGTGCACTTCGGCCTGCACCATGCCGGCCGGCGCCGCCAGGCCGAGCGCCTGATCGCCCACCTGGCCGAGACCGCGCCGCAGGGCCCGCTGATCGTGGCGGGCGACTTCAACGACTGGGGCGAGAAGCTCGACCCGCTCTTCGCCATCGCCGGCCTGCGCCGCGCCCGGGCGCCGGACGCGCGCCGCCGGCCGACCTTCCCCTCGCTCGCACCCCTCTTCGCGCTCGATCGCTTCTACGTGCGCGGCCTGCGCTGCTGCGCGCTGCACGTGCCCCAGGGCCTGGCCTGGGCGCGGATGTCCGATCACCTGCCGCTGGTGGCCGATTTCGAGCCCCTGCCGGCCGGGACCTGA